One genomic region from Amycolatopsis sp. FBCC-B4732 encodes:
- a CDS encoding sigma-70 family RNA polymerase sigma factor gives MANVGDGLDEPVAAAVEGDPQAVERLLAAIRPLVVRYCRARVGRQERSFASADDVAQEVCLAVLTALPSYRDQGRPFLAFVYGIAQHKVADAHRAAARNRAEPVAEIPDEVEGGVGPEQRALQGELNERMSQLLQVLPDKQREIVVLRVVVGLSAEETADAVGSTPGAVRVAQHRALARLRKVLAAEEVI, from the coding sequence ATGGCCAATGTGGGGGATGGACTGGATGAACCGGTCGCCGCTGCTGTCGAGGGAGATCCCCAGGCAGTGGAGCGGCTGCTGGCTGCTATCCGTCCACTGGTAGTGCGGTATTGCCGCGCCCGGGTTGGCAGGCAGGAGCGATCGTTCGCTTCGGCGGACGACGTTGCGCAGGAGGTGTGTCTCGCGGTGCTAACGGCATTGCCCTCGTACCGCGACCAAGGCCGCCCGTTCCTGGCCTTCGTCTACGGGATCGCCCAGCACAAGGTGGCCGACGCGCACCGCGCGGCGGCGCGCAACCGGGCCGAGCCGGTGGCCGAGATCCCCGACGAAGTCGAAGGCGGGGTCGGCCCCGAGCAGCGGGCGCTGCAAGGTGAACTGAACGAGCGGATGTCCCAGTTGTTGCAGGTGCTGCCGGACAAGCAGCGGGAGATCGTGGTGCTTCGCGTGGTTGTCGGACTGTCGGCGGAGGAGACCGCGGACGCGGTCGGCTCCACTCCCGGCGCCGTCCGCGTCGCCCAGCACCGCGCCCTCGCGCGGCTGAGAAAGGTCCTGGCCGCGGAGGAGGTGATCTGA
- a CDS encoding response regulator transcription factor, producing MTTVLICDDRRSVREGLTRVMSAVPGVSRIDCVAHGDELLARYSRQPVDVVLVGTQRAVPTGVEATRRLVSANPQANVIVFGAPDDAGSIAAAIAGGARGYLRWDASRPELVAALAHTLASTSVPAPRQPSDPGVQLTERELQVLRGMSQGKSNGQIGRELYLSEDTVKTHARRLFRKLGVRDRAQAVAHGFRRGLVS from the coding sequence GTGACGACGGTCTTGATCTGCGATGACCGACGCAGTGTCCGTGAAGGGCTCACCCGAGTGATGTCCGCGGTCCCTGGGGTCAGTCGCATCGACTGCGTAGCGCACGGTGACGAGCTGCTGGCCCGGTACTCCCGTCAGCCCGTCGACGTCGTGCTGGTCGGAACGCAACGCGCGGTCCCGACAGGTGTCGAAGCCACCCGGCGGCTCGTCTCGGCCAACCCCCAGGCGAACGTCATCGTCTTCGGTGCCCCCGACGACGCGGGCAGCATCGCCGCCGCGATCGCCGGCGGCGCGCGCGGCTACCTCCGCTGGGACGCGTCCCGGCCGGAGCTGGTCGCCGCCCTCGCCCACACCCTCGCGAGCACTTCGGTGCCCGCGCCCCGTCAGCCGTCCGACCCGGGCGTCCAGCTGACCGAGCGCGAGCTCCAGGTGCTCCGGGGGATGAGCCAGGGCAAGAGCAACGGCCAGATCGGCCGCGAGCTGTACCTGTCCGAGGACACGGTGAAGACCCACGCCCGGCGGCTGTTCCGGAAGCTCGGTGTGCGCGACCGCGCGCAGGCCGTGGCCCACGGCTTCCGCCGCGGTCTGGTCAGCTGA
- a CDS encoding MerR family transcriptional regulator produces the protein MASVARRLGVAPSTLRTWDRRYGLGPSRHTDGRHRRYGSSDIGRLELMQRALLSGASTAEAAKYALEQMPRSGPPQPEEPSAPADAAAADDGLEVRSRLARRLSTAALAMDVGAVQRMLADTITELGVLPAWAGVIEPVLSALGARWRGASAGAEVEYLLAECVFAALVRATPVLDEPRNTRPVLLGCVPEERDSMPMYALAASLAGRRIGAQLFGVPLPADVLAVAVRRSAPAAVVLWAHRRGVADTRLFARVSRGRQRSRLFACGPGWDPAALPDKVELLTDLPGAADRIEHVLVGGRG, from the coding sequence GTGGCCTCGGTCGCCCGCCGGCTCGGGGTCGCCCCGTCCACCCTCCGAACCTGGGACCGCCGCTACGGACTGGGCCCCAGCCGCCACACTGACGGCCGCCACCGCCGCTACGGCAGCTCCGACATCGGCCGCCTCGAACTGATGCAGCGAGCGCTCCTCAGCGGCGCTTCGACGGCCGAAGCCGCGAAGTACGCCCTCGAGCAGATGCCGCGCTCCGGGCCCCCGCAGCCGGAGGAGCCTTCGGCGCCCGCCGACGCGGCCGCGGCCGACGACGGGCTGGAGGTCCGCTCCCGGCTCGCCCGCCGCTTGAGCACGGCGGCGCTGGCGATGGACGTCGGCGCGGTCCAGCGCATGCTCGCGGACACCATCACCGAGCTCGGCGTCCTCCCCGCGTGGGCGGGCGTGATCGAGCCGGTGCTGTCGGCACTGGGTGCCCGCTGGCGCGGCGCGAGCGCCGGGGCGGAGGTCGAGTACCTGCTCGCGGAGTGCGTGTTCGCGGCACTGGTGCGCGCGACGCCGGTGCTGGACGAGCCCCGCAACACCCGCCCGGTGCTGCTCGGCTGCGTCCCGGAGGAACGCGACTCGATGCCGATGTACGCGCTGGCGGCGTCGCTGGCCGGCCGGCGGATCGGCGCCCAGCTGTTCGGGGTGCCGCTGCCGGCGGACGTCCTGGCGGTCGCGGTGCGCCGGAGCGCGCCGGCCGCTGTGGTGCTGTGGGCCCACCGGCGCGGGGTGGCGGACACGCGGCTGTTCGCCCGGGTCTCGCGGGGGCGCCAGCGGAGCCGGCTGTTCGCGTGCGGCCCGGGCTGGGACCCGGCGGCGCTGCCGGACAAGGTGGAGCTGCTCACGGACCTCCCGGGCGCGGCGGACCGCATCGAGCACGTCCTGGTGGGCGGCCGGGGCTAG